One region of Wyeomyia smithii strain HCP4-BCI-WySm-NY-G18 chromosome 3, ASM2978416v1, whole genome shotgun sequence genomic DNA includes:
- the LOC129728154 gene encoding uncharacterized protein K02A2.6-like, whose amino-acid sequence MSRAEGWALRLQPFDFEMEYIAGPANISDSLSRLCSQFDLPFDENAEHYLCAIGEGLTAITLEEIRLETVCDEILAGVVKALETGIWPSVLFQYQAFSTELGITKGFVVREDRIVLPERLRLRALDIAHRGHPGIVAMRMNLREKVWWPGMDRDIVNRIQECAGCAAVSKLTPPEPMQRKGMPDRAWQEIAIDFFSAKECTTCMVVVDYYSRFLRVIEMKGTTAGKTIDALEGIFIEQTYPETIRSDNGPPFSSEEFAQYCSNKNIRLIRTIPYWPQMNGLVERQNQGILRTLRIAKATKSDWRKAITEYVYVYNTTPQSVTEKAPMELLTGRPVKDLLPSLRTDPS is encoded by the coding sequence ATGTCGAGGGCTGAAGGATGGGCTCTACGGCTTCagccgtttgattttgagatggaGTATATTGCAGGACCTGCTAACATATCAGACTCTCTATCGCGACTGTGCTCACAGTTCGATTTACCTTTCGACGAGAATGCTGAGCATTATTTATGCGCAATTGGAGAAGGGCTTACAGCAATAACTTTGGAAGAAATACGATTGGAAACTGTATGCGATGAAATTTTGGCAGGAGTTGTTAAGGCACTTGAAACCGGCATTTGGCCATCAGTACTTTTTCAGTATCAAGCATTCTCTACTGAGTTGGGAATTACAAAGGGATTTGTGGTGCGTGAAGATAGAATCGTGCTGCCAGAAAGGCTTAGATTAAGAGCGCTGGATATAGCACATAGAGGACATCCCGGAATAGTGGCTATGCGTATGAATCTCCGAGAGAAAGTGTGGTGGCCGGGTATGGATAGAGATATCGTAAATAGGATTCAAGAGTGTGCTGGTTGCGCTGCAGTGAGCAAATTAACACCACCAGAACCGATGCAGAGGAAAGGAATGCCAGATCGGGCCTGGCAAGAGATTGCGATTGATTTCTTTTCAGCAAAGGAGTGTACGACGTGTATGGTTGTTGTCGACTATTACAGTCGGTTTCTACGGGTTATCGAGATGAAGGGTACGACTGCAGGGAAGACTATCGATGCTCTGGAAGGTATATTTATCGAGCAAACGTACCCAGAGACGATTCGTAGTGATAATGGCCCGCCGTTCTCGAGTGAAGAATTTGCACAGTACTGCTCGAATAAAAACATAAGACTTATTCGTACCATTCCGTACTGGCCGCAGATGAACGGTCTTGTAGAAAGGCAGAACCAGGGCATCCTTCGGACGCTTCGGATCGCCAAAGCAACGAAGTCGGACTGGCGGAAGGCAATAACTGAGTATGTGTATGTCT